A window of uncultured Fibrobacter sp. contains these coding sequences:
- a CDS encoding lysophospholipid acyltransferase family protein, with protein MPDVKKKNPLVELVMCAFVVVVIYTVRVFMFVWFRPKVVFTGETVKSAHLKTPSVIIANHTSMLDPIMMLAVFFYNHSIVVAKDQVEDPHFSWALTRAKCVIPCDRFNMDTEWALIAKRELEKGNSVIIFPEGKCRYDGLLNEFKTGFAFLARSTGAPVLAVGLDGIYKFGHRTQVVVAEPEKIERVKGIPSSKHLAERSEYFRQKIWTLKQKALGVENAPVLPIAAETPAEQEIPDQVGNDNGGNA; from the coding sequence ATGCCTGACGTAAAAAAGAAAAATCCGCTTGTCGAACTTGTGATGTGCGCGTTCGTTGTCGTGGTGATATACACGGTGCGCGTCTTTATGTTTGTGTGGTTCCGCCCGAAGGTCGTGTTTACGGGAGAGACGGTCAAGTCCGCCCATCTTAAGACGCCTTCGGTGATTATTGCAAACCATACGAGCATGCTCGACCCGATTATGATGCTTGCGGTGTTTTTCTACAATCATAGTATTGTGGTGGCGAAGGACCAGGTTGAAGATCCGCATTTCAGTTGGGCCTTGACTCGTGCGAAGTGCGTAATTCCTTGCGACCGTTTCAATATGGATACCGAGTGGGCCTTGATTGCAAAGCGTGAGCTGGAAAAGGGAAACTCGGTGATTATTTTCCCTGAAGGCAAGTGCCGCTATGACGGCTTGCTGAACGAATTCAAGACGGGCTTTGCGTTCCTTGCTCGTAGCACGGGTGCGCCGGTTTTGGCTGTAGGCCTCGATGGAATCTACAAGTTCGGTCACCGCACGCAGGTGGTTGTTGCTGAACCCGAAAAGATTGAACGCGTGAAGGGAATTCCTTCTTCGAAGCACTTGGCGGAACGTAGCGAATACTTTAGGCAGAAAATTTGGACGCTTAAGCAGAAGGCCCTTGGCGTAGAGAATGCGCCGGTGTTGCCTATCGCGGCTGAAACTCCAGCTGAACAGGAAATTCCCGATCAGGTCGGGAATGACAATGGAGGGAATGCGTGA
- a CDS encoding beta-ketoacyl-[acyl-carrier-protein] synthase family protein: MTPDERRCVVTGLGVICAVGNNVEETWKSALESVSGIHKTTSVDTVNCYADLAAEVKCDTLDNLDAPEEKDRVSKLCIKAANEALADAGLSNFGDDQRVSVVIGSCVGGVLSIEQYHQHGRDASEIAKMPIAAIASQVAESCGAGGIVTNVANACAAGTISIAVACDLIRAGKADVVIAGGADSFAAVPYSGFLSLHALDENGCSPFNRCNGITLGEGAGIVIVESYEHAQKRSAKQYCEVLGSGVTSDANHITAPREDGVCLMEAINRAVKNSGIDKSDIGYVNAHGTGTGKNDNAEITAFKNFFGEDNANVSVSSTKVMTGHCLGAAGAIEAVFSIKALTTDTVLPTFPYSDEQSAALKEKVGSLDFVQNHARHKELKCVLSNNVAFGGTNAAIVFSKVPGEVSAQSAKAKKIAVTGLGIVSPLGNSKAAYLEAVKADKKPESASVHSTIALDDYKELGIKMAFYRKLDNLGQLQTVSGMRALQDANLQVTDDNAKDIGIIVGTSEGGLGATYDFEELIAREGNSQGSAFKFPHTVYNAAGGYLSICSGIKGYGVTITTGPLSGLDSIGYSMNVIHDGQEQAMMATGTDENLPIITEFAQKLGVAATDVVAPFAGNEGCVVGDGSVSIMLEEEGYAKARGAKVYCYALGFGHGRKNVKFGKLVGSDEALDKAIADALADAGISASEIDAVCGFANGCKRIDDIEKGALKRVFGEKLASMPLFEVKERTGEGRAGSAALAAAEAALLLSGELAGDNAYFVAADGSVASKKADAANLKKVLVISFAAGGSYSAVVFGK; the protein is encoded by the coding sequence ATGACCCCTGACGAACGTCGCTGTGTAGTTACTGGCTTGGGTGTTATTTGCGCCGTCGGTAACAATGTCGAAGAAACTTGGAAAAGTGCCCTGGAATCTGTTTCGGGCATCCATAAGACGACTTCGGTCGATACCGTGAACTGCTATGCGGACTTGGCTGCCGAAGTCAAGTGCGATACCCTCGACAACTTGGACGCTCCCGAAGAAAAGGACCGCGTCTCTAAGCTCTGCATCAAGGCCGCGAATGAGGCCTTGGCCGATGCGGGGCTTTCGAATTTTGGTGACGACCAACGCGTGAGCGTGGTCATCGGTAGCTGCGTGGGCGGTGTCCTTTCGATTGAGCAGTACCACCAGCATGGCCGCGACGCTTCTGAAATTGCAAAGATGCCTATTGCGGCGATTGCTTCGCAGGTGGCAGAATCCTGTGGTGCTGGCGGTATCGTGACGAACGTGGCGAACGCCTGTGCGGCAGGAACGATTTCGATTGCGGTTGCTTGCGACTTGATTCGTGCGGGCAAGGCCGACGTGGTGATTGCGGGCGGTGCCGACTCCTTTGCTGCAGTTCCGTATTCCGGCTTCCTTTCGCTTCATGCCCTCGACGAAAACGGATGCTCTCCGTTCAACCGTTGCAACGGCATTACGCTTGGCGAAGGTGCGGGTATCGTCATTGTGGAATCTTACGAACATGCCCAGAAGCGCTCCGCAAAACAGTACTGCGAAGTGCTCGGATCGGGCGTTACGAGCGACGCGAACCACATTACCGCCCCGCGTGAAGATGGCGTTTGCCTGATGGAAGCGATTAACCGCGCCGTCAAGAATTCCGGCATCGACAAGTCCGATATCGGTTACGTGAATGCTCACGGTACGGGTACGGGCAAGAACGACAATGCCGAAATTACGGCGTTCAAGAATTTCTTTGGCGAAGACAATGCAAATGTCAGCGTGAGCTCGACCAAGGTGATGACCGGCCACTGTCTCGGTGCCGCCGGTGCTATCGAAGCCGTGTTCAGCATCAAGGCCCTGACGACCGATACGGTGCTCCCGACGTTCCCTTACAGCGACGAACAGTCCGCTGCCCTCAAGGAAAAGGTAGGGAGTCTCGACTTCGTGCAGAACCATGCCCGCCATAAGGAACTCAAGTGCGTGTTGAGCAACAACGTGGCGTTCGGCGGAACGAATGCGGCGATTGTTTTCTCGAAGGTCCCCGGCGAAGTTTCCGCCCAGTCCGCCAAGGCAAAGAAGATTGCCGTGACAGGTCTTGGAATTGTCTCTCCGCTCGGTAACAGCAAGGCTGCCTACCTCGAAGCGGTAAAGGCCGACAAGAAGCCTGAATCGGCTTCGGTACATTCGACGATTGCGCTCGACGACTATAAGGAACTCGGCATCAAGATGGCGTTCTACCGCAAGCTCGACAACCTGGGACAGCTCCAGACGGTATCGGGGATGCGCGCTTTGCAGGACGCAAACCTCCAGGTGACCGACGATAACGCGAAGGATATCGGCATTATCGTGGGTACCAGCGAAGGCGGCCTCGGTGCCACTTACGATTTTGAAGAACTGATTGCCCGCGAAGGTAATTCCCAGGGATCTGCTTTCAAGTTCCCGCATACGGTTTACAATGCGGCGGGCGGCTACCTTTCCATTTGCTCCGGCATTAAGGGTTACGGCGTCACGATTACGACGGGGCCGCTTTCTGGCCTCGACAGCATCGGATACTCGATGAACGTGATTCACGACGGCCAGGAACAGGCGATGATGGCAACCGGTACTGACGAAAACCTGCCGATCATTACCGAATTTGCCCAGAAGCTCGGCGTGGCCGCAACGGACGTGGTGGCGCCTTTCGCAGGCAACGAAGGTTGCGTGGTGGGTGACGGCTCTGTGTCCATTATGCTCGAAGAAGAAGGCTACGCCAAGGCCCGTGGTGCAAAGGTCTACTGCTACGCGCTCGGTTTTGGTCATGGTCGCAAGAACGTGAAGTTCGGCAAGCTGGTCGGCTCCGACGAGGCGCTGGACAAGGCGATTGCCGATGCTCTCGCTGATGCTGGAATTTCCGCTAGCGAAATTGATGCGGTTTGCGGCTTTGCGAACGGTTGCAAGCGAATCGACGATATCGAGAAGGGCGCACTCAAGCGCGTGTTTGGCGAAAAGCTCGCCTCGATGCCGCTATTTGAAGTCAAGGAACGCACGGGCGAAGGCCGTGCGGGGTCTGCCGCTTTGGCCGCTGCTGAAGCTGCTCTCCTGTTGAGTGGCGAACTTGCAGGCGACAATGCCTACTTTGTCGCGGCCGACGGTTCCGTGGCATCCAAGAAGGCTGACGCTGCAAACCTCAAGAAAGTTTTGGTGATTTCGTTTGCGGCGGGTGGCTCCTACAGCGCCGTTGTTTTCGGAAAATAG
- a CDS encoding patatin family protein, protein MKTGLVLEGGSRQTMFSAGVIDTWLDEGIDFNYVAGVSAGAHAAVNFITRQQGRLRFIVLPTRLQKGKKWASKFIGIQKEFHALNYLAADGVMPLDFEAYRNSNIECEIGLTCCETGRAEFKSEKNDKKRLLDLISASCALPMIFPMASLEGKHYADGCITVPIPFERAFEKGCDKVVAISTHYPGEAVTDFRKYRAILNPMYKRKYPDLFRALMIRLKRYDKMFVRIEQLEKEGRLLLIRPLIDLCDQFDTNMEKMNESYEHGVEMAKKRMDDLKAFLEI, encoded by the coding sequence GTGAAAACGGGACTTGTACTTGAAGGTGGCTCTCGCCAGACGATGTTCAGTGCAGGGGTGATTGATACCTGGCTTGACGAAGGAATTGATTTCAATTACGTGGCGGGTGTATCTGCCGGTGCACACGCTGCCGTGAATTTCATTACGCGTCAGCAGGGACGTTTACGTTTTATCGTGCTTCCGACGCGTCTCCAGAAAGGCAAAAAATGGGCGAGTAAGTTTATCGGAATTCAGAAGGAATTCCATGCGCTGAATTACCTTGCCGCCGATGGTGTAATGCCGCTGGATTTTGAGGCGTATCGCAATTCCAATATCGAATGTGAAATTGGCCTTACCTGTTGCGAGACGGGCCGTGCCGAATTCAAGAGCGAAAAGAACGACAAGAAACGTCTGCTGGACTTGATTAGTGCAAGTTGCGCCTTGCCGATGATTTTCCCGATGGCCTCCCTCGAGGGGAAACATTACGCCGACGGTTGCATTACGGTGCCGATTCCTTTTGAACGCGCTTTTGAAAAAGGCTGCGACAAGGTGGTTGCGATTTCGACGCATTACCCGGGCGAGGCCGTGACGGATTTCCGCAAGTACCGTGCAATTTTAAATCCGATGTACAAGCGCAAGTATCCGGATCTTTTCCGAGCCCTTATGATTCGCCTCAAACGCTACGACAAGATGTTTGTGCGGATTGAACAGCTCGAAAAAGAGGGGCGTTTGCTCTTGATCCGTCCGTTGATTGATTTGTGCGACCAGTTTGATACCAATATGGAAAAGATGAATGAATCTTACGAGCATGGTGTTGAAATGGCTAAAAAGCGCATGGACGACTTAAAGGCCTTCCTCGAAATTTAA
- a CDS encoding acyl carrier protein: MSSEEMKSKLKSFFMSDLGVDGDVLQYDTPLFGEEIGLDSVDSLEIISFVDSNFGVSMTGVAKENFQSIDTIAAYIEAHKA, encoded by the coding sequence ATGTCTTCTGAAGAAATGAAAAGCAAACTCAAGTCCTTCTTTATGTCCGACCTCGGCGTCGATGGCGACGTGCTCCAGTACGATACTCCGCTTTTTGGTGAAGAAATTGGCCTTGATTCCGTGGATTCCCTCGAAATTATCTCTTTCGTGGATTCCAACTTCGGCGTGTCCATGACCGGTGTTGCCAAGGAAAACTTCCAGAGCATCGATACGATCGCCGCCTATATCGAAGCCCACAAGGCCTAA
- a CDS encoding acyltransferase, translating into MSDKTARIGWIDEFKGFVLLLVCLFHIEQSFANVNMGMLHLSALRMSAFFFISGMLFSTRRFPNFKDYLIHKTRVLLVPYILLSLQFLALDPVLYHFDWFPRAPRMTVMNICPEITTVWDYIYWNLAKIFVAGKSSIGSGPLWFVFTLYSVSLMFYGLQKVAGRITAPRIANTIIAIASLAGGWLLYKNHIRLPLGIERDLTVLFFFACGWLCKGVLKDPRLRGDDRKKAGMSKKKAKLTGKKNVILAVATIVAFVTYAFIEVPDPYFSIMNNDLGKSFIGFLASSIFGITGLIATFMLADKLPSLAPIRIVKGILQNISRNALVILAVHWWILLVLRIIFKKEMDRPGIAYLSALIVTAGVIVAIPIFRCKLYKLLGKEKVSVRESLRIRG; encoded by the coding sequence ATGAGCGATAAGACAGCAAGAATCGGGTGGATTGACGAATTCAAGGGATTCGTGTTATTGCTCGTCTGTTTATTCCACATCGAACAAAGTTTCGCAAACGTCAACATGGGAATGTTGCATCTAAGCGCACTCCGCATGTCGGCATTTTTCTTTATTTCGGGAATGCTTTTCAGCACACGCCGTTTTCCGAACTTCAAAGATTACCTGATTCACAAGACCCGCGTCTTACTCGTCCCCTACATTCTACTTTCGTTGCAGTTTTTGGCTTTAGACCCGGTACTCTATCACTTCGATTGGTTTCCTCGAGCGCCGCGCATGACCGTGATGAACATCTGTCCCGAAATCACAACTGTATGGGATTATATTTACTGGAATTTGGCGAAAATATTCGTGGCAGGAAAATCATCGATTGGCTCGGGACCGCTTTGGTTCGTGTTCACGCTGTATAGCGTGAGTCTGATGTTTTACGGGTTGCAAAAAGTCGCGGGCCGTATAACGGCGCCGCGGATTGCGAACACAATCATAGCCATTGCAAGTCTTGCGGGCGGTTGGCTCCTGTACAAGAACCACATTCGTTTGCCACTCGGGATTGAGCGAGACCTGACGGTGTTATTCTTCTTCGCCTGCGGGTGGCTTTGCAAGGGAGTATTAAAAGATCCCCGCCTTCGCGGGGATGACAGAAAAAAAGCGGGGATGTCAAAAAAGAAAGCGAAACTAACTGGAAAAAAAAACGTAATCCTCGCGGTAGCGACCATTGTCGCTTTCGTCACCTACGCATTTATCGAAGTTCCGGATCCGTATTTCAGTATTATGAACAACGACCTCGGAAAAAGTTTCATCGGATTTCTTGCAAGTTCTATTTTCGGAATCACGGGACTCATCGCGACATTCATGCTTGCAGATAAATTACCAAGCCTAGCCCCCATCCGAATCGTCAAGGGAATTCTGCAGAACATTTCCCGAAATGCACTCGTGATTCTCGCCGTTCACTGGTGGATTCTACTGGTGCTACGCATTATTTTCAAGAAAGAGATGGACCGCCCCGGCATCGCCTACCTTTCAGCACTTATTGTCACCGCAGGCGTGATAGTCGCCATTCCCATTTTCAGATGCAAACTCTACAAGTTGCTCGGGAAAGAAAAAGTAAGCGTTCGCGAAAGCCTGCGCATTCGCGGTTAA
- a CDS encoding BamA/TamA family outer membrane protein — protein MACAFAFGEGASKDDFQRYSVVPILGYTEETEFQVGVMSLFFLRADEHGGKVPEIGLTAYGSTRGQLQLQLEPYYYMFHDQVSIWGLLKYQDWVAGYYGRGNDPDIDVLTNFNRKKFQYGTKVESRIGLPSTLKYGVEVHAEYTEIDFEEGDITDLPDDHSGWRNGVGYLFGYDSRDNINWTRHGFLAQWQQMFYSDLLGDYTFDVETLDLRGYTSLSKTTTTAVGFLWQRSNGDVPFDMLAGPDGICRFRGVESLYFGDNQAVIVQAELRQFIWWRFGAHTFFEGGKSGRYFGELVRNDWHRSVGAGALLGLNLKQTLFARADFSWVDFDHLGLSFYVRQAF, from the coding sequence GTGGCATGCGCCTTCGCCTTTGGTGAAGGTGCTTCGAAAGATGATTTTCAGCGCTACTCCGTAGTCCCGATTCTGGGCTATACTGAAGAGACCGAATTCCAGGTTGGCGTGATGTCGCTGTTCTTTTTGAGGGCCGACGAGCATGGCGGTAAGGTTCCCGAGATTGGTCTTACGGCATACGGCTCGACGCGAGGGCAGCTGCAGCTGCAATTGGAACCCTACTATTATATGTTCCATGACCAGGTGAGTATCTGGGGGCTTCTCAAGTATCAGGACTGGGTGGCCGGTTATTACGGTCGCGGGAACGATCCCGATATCGATGTTTTAACCAATTTCAACCGAAAAAAATTCCAGTATGGCACCAAGGTCGAATCGCGGATTGGGTTGCCGTCGACGCTTAAGTATGGCGTTGAGGTCCACGCCGAATATACCGAGATCGATTTTGAGGAAGGCGATATTACGGACCTGCCCGACGATCATTCCGGTTGGCGTAACGGCGTGGGGTACCTGTTCGGATACGATTCCCGAGACAACATCAACTGGACGCGGCATGGTTTTTTGGCGCAGTGGCAGCAGATGTTTTACAGCGACCTTCTGGGCGATTATACTTTTGACGTAGAAACGCTTGACTTGCGTGGTTATACAAGCCTTTCAAAAACGACCACGACGGCGGTCGGTTTCCTGTGGCAACGTTCCAATGGGGATGTCCCTTTCGATATGTTGGCAGGGCCCGATGGAATTTGCCGCTTTCGCGGTGTAGAGAGCCTTTATTTTGGGGATAACCAGGCCGTCATTGTACAGGCGGAGTTACGCCAGTTCATCTGGTGGCGATTTGGGGCGCACACTTTTTTTGAAGGGGGCAAGTCGGGGCGGTATTTTGGAGAACTTGTACGCAACGATTGGCACCGGTCCGTTGGTGCGGGTGCGCTTTTGGGCCTCAATTTAAAGCAGACGCTTTTTGCCCGTGCAGATTTCTCGTGGGTTGATTTTGATCACCTTGGGCTGTCGTTCTACGTCCGCCAGGCATTCTAG
- a CDS encoding SDR family NAD(P)-dependent oxidoreductase yields MKVALVTGASKGIGKACALRLARDGYTVVVNYSSSDEAANATLDQIKAEGGDGMIYKADVSKLDEVKVMVREVFKAYGRIDVLVNNAGIVRDEYLMMMNPATLDKCFDLNVKGYFYCAQQVAVKMYKQKSGVIINMSSVSSKFALAGQAVYSATKGAVNSLTQTLAKELGGFGIRVNAVAPGFIATEMIEAIPEETRKGYLEKIPLKRFGSADEVANIVSALASDQFAYVTGQVFVLDGGLSL; encoded by the coding sequence ATGAAAGTTGCTTTGGTGACAGGTGCATCTAAGGGAATCGGCAAGGCTTGCGCCCTGCGACTCGCACGTGACGGTTATACGGTCGTGGTGAACTACTCCAGTTCCGACGAGGCGGCAAACGCGACGCTCGACCAGATCAAGGCTGAAGGTGGCGACGGCATGATTTACAAGGCCGACGTTTCTAAGCTCGACGAAGTCAAGGTGATGGTGCGCGAAGTGTTCAAGGCGTATGGCCGCATCGACGTGCTCGTGAACAACGCGGGCATTGTCCGCGACGAATACCTGATGATGATGAACCCGGCAACTCTCGACAAGTGCTTCGACCTGAACGTGAAGGGCTATTTCTATTGCGCCCAGCAGGTCGCCGTGAAGATGTACAAGCAGAAGTCCGGCGTGATTATCAACATGAGTTCCGTGTCTTCGAAGTTCGCTCTCGCGGGCCAGGCCGTTTACAGTGCCACGAAGGGCGCCGTGAATTCTCTGACGCAGACGCTCGCGAAGGAACTCGGCGGCTTCGGTATCCGCGTGAATGCTGTCGCTCCGGGTTTTATCGCAACTGAAATGATCGAGGCCATTCCCGAAGAAACCCGCAAGGGCTATCTCGAAAAGATTCCGCTCAAGCGTTTTGGCTCTGCCGACGAAGTGGCGAACATCGTTTCTGCACTTGCTTCTGACCAGTTCGCCTATGTGACAGGCCAGGTGTTCGTGCTCGACGGAGGACTTTCTCTATGA
- the fabZ gene encoding 3-hydroxyacyl-ACP dehydratase FabZ, protein MMNIYEISEKIAQRPPFQMIEKVKELVPNESAVGLKNVSVNEPYFTGHFPGTPIMPGVLIVESCAQLCSLVIEKPAEDLEKNLYVLLKIDGFKFVKPVIPGDQLEISVKKTKEGGVLVGFDCIVKVNGNVHAKGALTFTSIPKESLGK, encoded by the coding sequence ATGATGAACATTTACGAAATTAGCGAAAAGATTGCGCAGCGTCCGCCGTTCCAGATGATCGAAAAGGTCAAGGAACTGGTGCCGAATGAATCGGCTGTGGGCCTCAAGAATGTGAGCGTGAATGAACCGTATTTTACGGGACATTTCCCGGGAACCCCGATTATGCCGGGTGTGCTCATTGTGGAAAGCTGCGCCCAGCTCTGCTCGCTCGTCATCGAAAAGCCAGCCGAAGATTTGGAAAAGAATCTCTATGTGCTTTTGAAGATTGACGGATTCAAGTTCGTGAAGCCTGTGATTCCGGGCGACCAGCTTGAAATTTCCGTGAAGAAGACGAAGGAAGGCGGCGTATTGGTCGGCTTTGACTGCATCGTGAAAGTGAACGGCAACGTTCACGCGAAGGGTGCGCTCACCTTTACGAGCATTCCGAAGGAAAGCCTCGGAAAGTAA